The DNA window GCAGCGGGTTGATCAAACTGATGCGCATCTACCGTTCTGAGATGAGGACAAAATTGACAAAGAAAGTCCCTTTTGCCTGTGTGAACTACCATGTGTCGCCTGACAGCAGCATCTTTACCGGTGAAAAATGATTGATCGCAGTGATCGCAGTGATATTTACAATCTTCGGCTGTCTTGACTGTGCGCGACCCAGCATGAACCTTCGCATGGAACACTATTTCCTCCTTGCTGGCGAACTTTTGGCCACAAATGGTGCATTCAAGGTTTGCATTTTCTGCAGCATGTAGGGCAGTATGTTTCCTGAGGTACAACAATGATGAATATTGCTTACCACAACCAGGTCGATTGCATGTGTAGATGCTTTTCATAGGGTCGTGTACCTTAGCATGGCTCTTGAGGTGGTCCTTTCGGTGGAATGTGCGTTCGCATATTTGGCAAGTGTACTGGCGTAGGTCAGAATGGATAAGCATATGGCGAACAAGCTTAACTTTTGATGAGAAGGCTTTGGGACAAAATTGACAAGCAAATGAATACATGATGTGCTGACTAAGCTTGCCAAATGAGCCAAAGGTTTTTGGGCACTTGGGGCATAGATGACGAGCTGCCAGCACACGCTGTTCACCTGATGAAGATGGTTGGGGCTGATATTCTCTCAACACCGTCACCTGCCGCCCCTGCTGTGTCTTCACCTGCAAACACAACCAATTTCCATACAAATTACCAAGCTTTTTGTAGTTTAGgtcaaaaatatattgtcaaatttgtGCTGGATTGTAATTAGAATAGTATTAGTAAGGAAATGATCAATTCTCACAATCAACTAAAAAACATTTAATAGTACATTAAAGTTTAAACATTTAAAGTTAATAGTACAgtataaactaataaatacattttcccTCCATCTACAACTCtaagtgctggttgcacaacagccgataaattttaaccgtgattaatttcacaagaaccaatcagagaaggcgtttttgaaaaaacggcttctctgattggttctcgtggaattaatcacagttaaaatttaaccggctgttgtgcaactgggcctaagTCATTCTTTACATTTTTGAACAGAATTGTTTTGTAGACTACTACTCAGACCCGGTAACTAAGAGCCTCTCATAGGCAGGAAATACACTACAGTATATAGATTATACACTACAGTATAAAGTAGTTTATGCCGTGAGGTCAGACTCTATAGAGGAcgtactgtattatgaaaaatatgaccTCTTGGCCATAACTATAAAGGCTTATGAAGGGTGCCCACTACATTCAAGAGTACAAGCATGTACATTCATGTTGTCATCAGAGAAAGGCTTTGTTCAAATCCTACACAATATGTGAGTACACACTTGTCCCGTCGTTAGTGGGCATCCTACAtagggaatgctgacagtttttgGTGAATCTCACCATAGGTTTGGGCAGAATCTGttacataacctcactttttagAGGTTAGGATTACTCCTAGATTGTAAACCACAGAATTCCCATGACAATAATTAGATAGGTCCAAAGTTCCCTGAAATAGTTAACATTTAGCTATTGAGATTACGTTTAAAATAGGACAGTAACCCCTTTTTGTCATCATTATGGAACTTAATCTCTTGTTTAGAGCCCCTTAGACGATAAGACAAAGCTGATTCAAATGCTTGAAACACTGTCTCAACGTGAGTTTTAGACTATTGGAGACATAAATGTCTGAAGTCAGAATTTGAAGCAAAGTAGATTGTGTCCAGAGCCTCTAGTCGTCTCTAGATTGATTTCAATCCGGGAATCTATGATGAAGAAATGGATATTTATATTGCATGAGTTTCTTCTTGAGCATAAGGATCTTGAATTATGATACCGCGCTTTTGGATTCAAGACGGCGTCTTTGTAGTCAAGTTGCAGATGGCAGATCTCAGCTGTTTGAGAAAAATttaacaatgaaaaaatatttcaaaatggttttgaaaataatttgtatgATTACGAAGAAAATGTTTGAATCATATTATAGTTTTGTTTCTGTTCCAGCAATTTATAAAAGCCACGTTTCGTTTATCATCATGCTGAATTATGCATATCATTCTGCAAACAATATTGATAGCATATCAATCATAGCATATATACTGATTCAGGGAATCAGTAAATTATCAATCAAATTGGATTTGAAACATCGATTCGTTCACGAGCTCTAGATAATCATGAAACACATTTCTATCACAAATCTATACTTTCTCTGGAAGAATCATGCTGGTAGACCTGACATTTGTGGCGgtcattttgttttgaattcaaataacaagaaaatatCTGTTGTGTTGAAACCATTCACAAACAGTGCTACAAAGCCAAGCCAAGAATATCTAAATTTTCCAATGAAATGATTCAAAtgcattatttattgatttttacaATGCATTTGATGATGGCAATTAAAAATATCTGAATAAGAGCTTGCAAAACTTGTATAAAACCATAGAACAAGCAGTCAGCTTACTAGCGCgtatcctttctctatgataacacttttataattgaaaaaaaggaaaaaatactcatctaaaaataagggagtagtGCAGGGATGTTCACTCGCACCTTTCCAAGCTTCTATTTACGAATTTTCACTTATTTAAGCTGCCaaaacacaattttttcaaacaatCAACTCCTTTTATTAGTTTCAAATATCGggggaccaagcttcgctctggagtgtaaaagcatagaacatttttaacgaaagtttgtatttatagtttaaatttatttttcagtcgtacaattatttttacagttatatgaggaggcacaacaggcttatgcccaaaactgtcccttttcagaTTTATACTacatcactcatcaaaataacaatttattcacacttcaaaaaacaaacttatcATCAtgcaattacaaatagatatactatggattcgatttagaatgatatactatgtttgctacaatatccgttaatatactatgtagcctactattctacactaacagcatctagttactattttggactttctgaagtaaacatgattttctaaaaaaaagagaaataaacaaaaataagtttttcttgctggatTATTCTCttgagatcagctgaggaataacccacacatgcactcgctcactcactttcattacggtatcgacagacgacaaaaatTTCAGCTGTCTTTCCAAGGACGTAGGCCTATTTGTTCTTCAGCGAggtatcccagggttgagacgtagtgcaatcgaattttcatatcataaacctactttgttccaaatttcgtgagaatcgttagagccgttttcaagatccggtcacatacagaaatataaacatataacatctAAAcgtaataaaaatctggtgtggtaccctcacacaactttccttgctcattgatctataagcctcattaacgaggataatctaggggaataacaaTATGCCGaatggcggctaaataattaaaactacgattatactattgttattgttttcagagtacattttccgttgtttgaattatgaaatttgaggattttttaaaagttgtcaaaacagctgttctacaaataaaatatcgacatgtgttcttttgaataaactgctttacctacctacctcacgcacgagaaggaggttacaaagtaaatttctcagagatggggtggaccccccattactTTCCCAGGAAGaggactcatgccagttaatagagctgataaataactatacagggtatgaatttgaaaaaaatcggtcgtcatttttgagaacatcgtgaaaagcatggttttttagtaattatccgccatttttctcaagaattttacggagctcctgcaattttcccagaaatgagacttatgtcagttgatagggcttataaatagctattcatggtataaatttgaagagaatcgttagagccgttttcgagaaaaccgtgaaaaacatggttttttagtaactatccgccattttttccgccatcttgaattgaattttattgaatttcttattgtcggatcctcatggtataagtaCCTCAAGTTTaacatttcaagtcaatcggttaattaggaatggagttatcgtgttcacagacatagacacatacacacatacacacacagaccaacacccaaaaatcatgtttttggactcaggggaccttgaaacgtatagaaaacttgaaattagggtaccttaatttgttttggaaagcaatactttccttacctatggtaatagggcaaggaaagtaaaaaataaattgctcgtttaatagtatatgatttttcaattcCCCCTAAATCAACTCTTTTCAGTTAATCTATGAGTAAAATTTCCCAGCAAAAACACCAATTTTTCCCCTCTTTTCTTCCAGTTCCACCGATCTCAGTCATCAAAGAGGATGAGGAATCATGATGCAGATATCAATAACCAAATCAGCCGTCACGAATTAATCCTACATGAAGCAGTCCCAACACTTCAGATAAGTTCTTCACTCGTTTTTGGCAATATTATAATAGTACAACTCTATGCAGGAATTTGTGGCAATCATCAGTCGAATATCTCCAAATTAATGAAAAGAGAAGCAGGAGATTggatagaataataaatagcctaatattgaagaaaaagttGATAATGCTGAATTGGGTtaaatttggtgaaggaaaccTCTCGAGGTAGTTCCACCTGCAGCTGCTTCAATCGGGACACCACGGATCCACAGTTTAGGTGGAGTCTGGAACATCACTATGTCCATCCACTACTTGTAATTAGTAGTATTATCtcatatagcctactgtatacTCCTGAGGAGGGATGCAGTGCTCAATATAATACTGGAGCGGATCCgacaaaaataatttagtttTCGGAGTAATATAGTAGACCTACTGTAAGTGATGAATATTTAATTGTTGACTCAGAATTGAGTGGATATTGAACTCAATTCGAATTAAATTATAGCTCTTTAAATTCTAAGAATGTTCATTTTTAGAGAGAATTAAACTATGACTGCTTCTGTATTGTCATGAAAACATGAGACTTCTTCAAGATTAACTCTCGTCAATGTAATAAAAAGCATTATGTACGGTATACTTTATATTATTACCTCTTGGAGAATATGGATACCAAGAAATAGTCTACTGGCACAGTTACTTCATATATCACCTCATGACAAATATACTTGTTTGAGAGTCTGCAGTCTTCAAGAAAAtggaatttcaacaaaaaatcaaGAATTGAAATGTAAGTTTCATTGTCAATGCGTCTAATCAACTGCTTTCTCTTACAGCTTCATTACATCTCAATTTGATGAGAAATaagtaaattattgattttttatcaaaCAATATGTTTCCATATTGTGTGGACATGATCTCAAAAAGCATAGAGGAGGATAtctatataataggatattataTTGGATCTAGCTGATGAATGATATATAGATATTTACTGATATTCTTTTAGCCATCTGATAGATGCTGATGCGCTATCCAATTGAATCCTCTTATTAATGCAATTCTCATAAATTATGATTATAGAATTTGGAATTATGAATCAATTCTTAAATAGGATTGATGAAACGAATCATACAAGTTCAGAAAATGATCTCCTAGGACCTTTGTTTAACAAGAAAGTAATGCAAAGGCAATGTAAGATGTTTCTTATCTCGAGAtgtcattcaaaataattttacaacaAGAATCCAGTCTTGTAGTAATAATACTCAATCCCCCTATAGGAAGAATATTCTAGTGTAGTACTTTCAATTCCTAATACAGTGACATATTgactcatcaataaaatatattcaatttgttGATGTGTCACTACTGCATCATTCTAATagtttttgatttgtattttcaGCTATCACCCTCTGTATACAGTGATAAACTGAATATTCCGTACCATACAAAAATGGATACGCGTTCCGCGAGTGTGTTTAAATACTGTAAAAGTCTAGTGAAAGTAGTGTAGTGGTGTGTGAAAGTGCTCAAAAAGTCAAAAGACTGAATGACAACTATGGACTCTGGACTTGCTGGTTGCTGGGAGGGCGCATCCGCAACAAATATGAGGTGAAGCAttctttcattatttataaaacCAATTTAATTATCATTGAACTCCATCTATTTCAggtatattttattctatctattaaaataatattgtcatgAATATTCTCACTTTTTCATCTACTCTTGACTTGATCTAAAAATATGATTTGTAGAAAAACTGATAATTACGGTTTCTAAAATTtgtgtttttccaagtagagaggcaaaattaattgtaattctCTAGGCCTTCACATGTTCCAAGAGAAAACATTTAAGCTTCTAaaacttccaaatttataagcTTGAATGTATTCCACAACTTTGgctttgtatttataaaaataatattttctaaaccTCCTTgactaatttattaaattatattttctgaaCCTCCTTGACTTTCTAATTGTTTGTTTCTAGGTTTGAGCTGTTTGCAGTTTGGTGAGTCAgcaattacaatttttttacatTCTACACAAAAATGTCCTCACACAcataataatcaatttctcaaatagattattaaaataatgtCTCAAATCTTGATGAATTACGATATCTATGAATGTAAAGATGTTCCTCATTTTTTCTAGCGTTCAGCTCAGTGGCGGTTCTAGACATAAAAAACTGGGTAGGCAAAACTTATCATACTGTAGGTCTATTCATAGACCTAGGGTAGGGCTACTAAAGTAATTCATGTAAAAAAGACGTCAAAGCATATAGGTATTGAATGaagatgtattaataaatataaaaattgttaatactcatatttaattgttcaattcgACACTATTTTGCTAATAGGCcaaccataattttgctgtttcaaatcaatcaatcaatcaatcaaatttcatttattcaagtagtTGCATATAAAAGACAAGCTTCACAACATTTAATCATCACAATCAataaaaaacacagaaaaatacAATAGTGCAAAGAGGAGACGTCAAAGAAAAACACTGTCTTAAGGAACACCCCCTGGAAGAAATCgattaatttcagttgatttaaAGGAAATTTTCATTATGTAATAATTCTATGACATGTAATTTTCTTCCCTCAAGACATCCACACATTCATCCACTGTGAATGGCGCTCTTTTTAACAGAACCTTCCTTATCCTTCCGGTCATCTttgaaaagttggaaaaatcTTTAAAGTTATGGGGGagtctatttataatttttattgcgcaATAGTGTGGGCCTTTCTCCAGAAGGGTTGATCTGGATATGTTTTaatcattctttcaaataatatttcaatttaataggctatttatttggaatatcgaaggaaatttctgaaataaataaacatttaagTATTCATGAAATCAACGGTTTATTACACTTTAACATTATTTAGAACATAGagtaatacattttatatttacaACTGTAGTCTCCTTTGCCCAACATTGCTGAACGCCTCTAAGATTTTTTCAGGGCTCTTAATCAGCCTTTCACTTTCCTCTCGTTcaatagataaaattgaaagattagTTAGACGTTGTGTTGTCATTACCATACCTGAGGTATGTTTTCCCCGTTCTAAGCATAGAAAGCCCTGCGTTCACGCACTGCAAATGTGGCATAgtgtaatagaatagaataaaaacaattctCTGTTGAATCATCTAAAATATAACTCATGActataaacatctaaatatacttccaaaatttatttttttatttaacatttttaggtttacatgagaaatttaaaaaaaaatctcataaAAACTGGGTAGGCGGCCGCCTACCCAGCCTAGGCCTAGAACCGCTACTGGTTCAGCtacaattaatgaatttaaagaCAGTGATGTTGTACAGCTTTACTGGTGAGATGTTCCACATCGTTGTCATTctcattttaaaatgtttcagACCCCGCGGTTTTTGTTGTTGTATTTTGTTGGATGTCATAGGGAAGCTATCAAAAGTTGTCAGATAATGAGACAATTTTACCCAACAGTAGAGCTGTACTACGTACATTtctatttagaattattcattgatatttcGATAACTACACTTCTTGTTTTCAACTCCTTATTTTAGATAGAATTAGccataaatttatttcttttcagagataatttatttttttttctagtagAATGTGTGTGAGAGGTTACACGGAATTGTTGTAAGTACACATGTCTttttttacacacacacacgaaCACCAACACAATATAGATTTAATACAGCAGGCTACCAAGGATCATCAAGGATTCCTGGCCCTGACCTCATCACCAATTCGATTATTTCTAATCTGAATTTAAATTCTCATTAAAGTTTTGAGTAGAAGTCTGactcattaaaaaaatgttgtatcTACAATCTAATGCATCAAAAATTagtttattctattttaaatttagaGTTGCTTGTCTACGATGTTGGACGATTGCTAGCGAGCTGCGACTTGGGTCTATACAGCAGTGACCTAACATTTGCAATCTGAAATCTGAGacaaaatctaaattattactgtttttattcaggaacaatattatcaagaaagataaaataataaatcaaaagcCAGAAGAAATAGAAGCTGGAAACGAATAACGGTGCCAACTAAAGGTGGATATTCCTTTTAGTTTTTGATCGCGCTCCCATTATTTTTGATACTCAAATTCTGCCCCTTTGTGATGAGGTATGAAAGACAGTATATACACCCACACCAATACAGCCAGACCCTGTACTGACTACCAATTGCTGTCAATCATAGAGTTGGAGGTCTATTTCGGTGGGCTTGGCATGCTGATTATGCTTCCAGCTCAGTGAGACAAAATCACTCCTCTCTAAAATATACTAAAATTCGCCCATCCCTATAGGAACCCCTTAGAAAAGTAGGAAATTTAGAATTGATTTTGCAGTCAGCacactttttagattataaggATAGGGTTTCAGCACATCTATAGATCTAGCTCAGGTCCCTCACCACACAAGGTTTGTTTTAATGCACCAACAGTCCTGAAATACCGTTTTCAGGACCTGATTTGAGTGAAAGACAGCAATGACATCCACCAATGCAGCTAGACCCTGGAGTGGTTGTTAACTGTCGATCACTTGGAGCTAGGATCTCAATTCAGT is part of the Nilaparvata lugens isolate BPH chromosome Y, ASM1435652v1, whole genome shotgun sequence genome and encodes:
- the LOC120355145 gene encoding zinc finger protein PLAG1-like; the protein is MSLPSSIGASSLAFNSHDMYTKTQWKTHKTNLPPTDLDEKVSGKEVKTQQGRQVTVLREYQPQPSSSGEQRVLAARHLCPKCPKTFGSFGKLSQHIMYSFACQFCPKAFSSKVKLVRHMLIHSDLRQYTCQICERTFHRKDHLKSHAKVHDPMKSIYTCNRPGCGKQYSSLLYLRKHTALHAAENANLECTICGQKFASKEEIVFHAKVHAGSRTVKTAEDCKYHCDHCDQSFFTGKDAAVRRHMVVHTGKRDFLCQFCPHLRTVDAHQFDQPAASSSSSPSYSAMLDSFGLELKPGDLEDLKDLKPEDIAPMPLDSFWRMMRPATTLVGISSA